A window of the Lolium perenne isolate Kyuss_39 chromosome 7, Kyuss_2.0, whole genome shotgun sequence genome harbors these coding sequences:
- the LOC127316272 gene encoding uncharacterized protein, with translation MEEDNEEYEAEDVCAVEDLSLLEAFKAGIDLDPNGPPPGFIDDYCMFKYGDPRRKPTREYSNILGGLIRKHFPRIVNLPSGGRDVAWTWKHYSYAEDPSGKCTNMQERVVRHFWKYFKRAEGEEIACDVILHELCRVRVTGMHYEARVQCVRDWHAERKVWMSKADCRDTLMAPWQYLQNPPQYVGEDKACFLAMVIWWTSPEYARKHEEGKQKRLEMGGGSHVLGSKNLALTLQQEEVKTGVTPNLFGLFQKSKTRREPHHETGSVWVNGLAEAQCGAYRSKFKAKHGEDADPTTEDFDVEVAVLAGQGKKGGRLWIADGLVDPKTIPSLRHIRRGRTSEQPRVETAHGLRT, from the exons atggaggaagacaatgaagaatatgAAGCTGAGGATGTGTGTGCCGTAGAAGACCtaagtttgctcgaggcgttcaaagcaggcATTGACCTAGATCCaaatggaccacctccaggtttcatcgatgattattg CATGTTCAAGTATGGTGACCCGAGGAGGAAGCCGACACGTGagtactcgaacatccttggagGCCTAATTAGGAAGCATTTCCCTAGGATTGTCAATCTCCCTAGTGGTGGCCGCGATGTGGCTTGGACTTGGAAGCACTACAGCTACGCGGAAGATCCTAGCGGCAAGTGCACCAACATGCAAGAGCGGGTTGTCCGCCacttctgg aaatacttcaagagggctGAGGGCGAGGAAATTGCGTGCGACGTTATCTTACACGAGTTGTGCAGGgtgagggtgactggcatgcactacgaggcacgtgtccagtgcgtccgcgactggcacgccgagCGCAAAGTTTGGATGAGTAAGGCTGATTGTCGGGATACGCTCATGGCACCGTGGCAGTACCTGCAG aaccctcctcagtacgtcggggAAGACAAGGCGTGCTTTCTTGCGATGGTCATATGGTGGACATCCCCCGAGTACGCccggaagcacgaggagggcaagcagAAGCGTTTAGAGATGGGAGGTGGATCACATGTCCTGGGCAGCAAGAACTTGGCCCTTACCTTGCAGCAAGAG gaagtgaaGACAGGCGTGACACCAAACTTATTTGGCCTTTTCCAAAAGTCCAAGACCAGGAGGGAGCCGCATCATGAAACGGGGTCCGTGTGGGTCAACGGGCTAGCGGAGGCCCAGTGTGGCGCATACCGCTCGAAGTTCAAGGCCAAGCACGGCGAAGACGCCGACCCAACCACCGAAGACTTTGACGttgaggttgcggtgcttgcgggacaAGGCAAGAAGGGTGGCCGCCTATGGATTGCTGATGGGTTAGTCGACCCAAAGACCATTCCATCTCTACGCCATATCCGTCGTGGGCGTACGAGCGAGCAGCCTCGGGTAGAGACCGCCCACGGGCTTCGAACCTAG